The proteins below are encoded in one region of Oncorhynchus tshawytscha isolate Ot180627B linkage group LG04, Otsh_v2.0, whole genome shotgun sequence:
- the LOC112249359 gene encoding sal-like protein 1 isoform X2, with protein MNDMVNNTDQAQCSDLLEHNALDKEESMDVDVSGINVHPGHDNDGGSSNMEGGSNINMNTGEGNGHSSSRNSSGPAPGTSSVSAPQLPPLGNLTDLGSISMINSNVIIENLQSTKVAVAQFTQETQRSSGSGSGGPRVAVPALMEQLLGLQQQQIHQLQLIEQIRHQILLLASQSPEMQVPPSISTPGGSLGPSANPLTTLSSHLSQQLAAAAGLAQSLASQSASISSLKQLAERAQLPQSNNPSSGESSQSISSLGSSTVNNVQSSSDKRPIHAISSNLHSQLSNPSHTKSSMPAFGIGSLLNPVTNPHLPQPPSGNHLFSSSLPGIGTTVEDLNSLAALAQRKGKSPTSFEPKSSSEEAFFKHKCRFCAKVFGSDSALQIHLRSHTGERPYKCNICGNRFSTRGNLKVHFQRHKEKYPHVQMNPYPVPEHLDNIPTSTGIPYGMSMPPEKPVTSWLDSKPVLSTLTSSVGMLLPPTMPSLPPFIKKEDHSVAITSPPISTKTDSGRDAAEPSMKSNDGLSEEAAALPTSNGKTEEGSHSSSFMASVSSESERNTEYTTSNSPPMMTNPLMPLMSEQFKAKFPFGGLLDPLQGSETSKLQQLVENIDRKLTDPNECVICHRVLSCQSALKMHYRTHTGERPFKCKVCGRAFTTKGNLKTHYTVHRAMPPLRVHHSCPICQKKFTNAVVLQQHIRMHMGGQIPNTPLPDSYPESMGSDTGSFDERNFDENFDDLDNFSDDDMEGMEGVEGMEDGPDSSVPDTPKSADASQDSLCNSPSHPEMVVQDGQEKNHHAHHNAYHNTHHDIDYRIHHNNHHNNHLNNHHDNQHNSHHNPHQRLVEELQASRMKAMGNGGSMEGDCLTNDSSSLGGDIESPSAGSPAVSESTSSMQPPSPTNGHPQHQRKSPSLEERQERQERQERHQRAMSLDHISASLMQHHPSSIGALDLTSCNPSKDPLGMLFPFRERGTFKNTACDICGKTFACQSALDIHYRSHTKERPFICTACNRGFSTKGNLKQHMLTHQMRDLPSQLFEPSNTSLSSSPTPSLLSVNSLSSMIKSEVNGFLHGLHHQDHHRDHHRDHHRDHHRDHQDRDHHKDMPSNMPHGLVTTSASTSPVLSASAPPRRTPKQHYCNTCGKTFSSSSALQIHERTHTGEKPFACHICGRAFTTKGNLKVHMGTHMWNSAPARRGRRLSVDGSMAFLGTNPVKFPEIFQKDMVSRVGNGDPASFWNQYAAAFSNGLAMKTNEISVIQNGGLPSLSGRMGNGGSSPVGGLTGNLEKLHSTETSAALAGLEKMANAENGTHFRFTRFMEDNKEIATN; from the exons ATGAATGACATGGTTAATAACACTGATCAAGCGCAGTGCAGTGACCTTTTGGAGCATAACGCTCTTGACAAAGAAGAATCCATGGACGTCGACGTTTCCGGAATCAACGTTCATCCTGGTCACGACAATGATGGAGGCAGCAGCAACATGGAGGGAGGCAGTAACATCAACATGAACACGGGCGAGGGAAATGGCCACAGTTCCAGCAGGAACAGCTCCGGACCAGCACCGGGCACCTCGTCCGTCTCTGCCCCCCAGCTACCTCCGCTTGGAAACCTGACTGACCTGGGGAGCATCTCTATGATCAACAGCAATGTCATCATCGAAAACCTGCAGAGCACCAAAGTGGCTGTGGCACAGTTCACCCAGGAGACGCAGCGCTCCTCTGGGTCTGGGTCCGGGGGCCCCAGGGTGGCAGTACCGGCCCTGATGGAGCAACTCCTGGGCCTGCAGCAGCAACAGATCCACCAGCTGCAGCTCATTGAACAGATCCGTCACCAGATCCTGCTACTGGCCTCCCAGTCCCCTGAAATGCAGGTGCCCCCCAGCATCTCAACACCAGGAGGCTCGTTGGGGCCGTCAGCCAACCCACTGACCACGCTCAGCTCCCATCTCTCACAGCAGCTGGCTGCAGCTGCGGGCTTAGCACAGAGCCTGGCCAGCCAGTCTGCCAGCATCAGCAGCCTGAAGCAGCTGGCTGAAAGGGCGCAGCTACCTCAGAGCAACAACCCCAGCAGCGGTGAATCATCTCAGAGCATCAGCTCACTGGGGTCGTCCACAGTCAACAACGTCCAGTCGTCCTCTGACAAGAGGCCAATACATGCGATCAGCAGCAACCTCCACTCTCAGCTCAGTAACCCATCACACACTAAGTCATCCATGCCAGCCTTTGGGATAGGTAGCCTGTTGAACCCTGTAACTAATCCACATCTACCTCAGCCCCCATCTGGAAACCACCTGTTTTCCAGCTCCCTGCCCGGTATTGGCACCACAGTGGAGGACCTCAACTCTCTGGCTGCGCTGGCCCAGAGGAAAGGCAAGTCACCAACTTCATTTGAACCCAAGAGCAGCTCAGAGGAGGCGTTCTTCAAGCATAAGTGCAGATTTTGTGCCAAGGTGTTCGGGAGTGACAGTGCCTTGCAGATCCACCTGCGATCTCACACAGGTGAGAGGCCGTACAAGTGTAACATCTGTGGCAATCGCTTCTCCACCCGCGGTAACTTGAAGGTCCACTTCCAGCGTCATAAAGAGAAGTATCCACATGTTCAGATGAATCCATACCCTGTCCCCGAGCATTTAGACAATATTCCAACGAGCACCGGCATTCCATATGGTATGTCAATGCCTCCAGAGAAGCCTGTGACCAGCTGGCTGGACAGCAAGCCTGTTCTCTCCACTCTGACCTCATCAGTGGGCATGCTGCTCCCACCAACCATGCCCAGCCTGCCGCCATTCATTAAAAAAGAGGATCATTCGGTAGCCATAACCAGCCCCCCCATTTCGACAAAGACTGACTCCGGTCGTGACGCTGCTGAGCCATCAATGAAAAGCAACGACGGGTTGTCTGAAGAAGCTGCGGCCCTGCCTACATCAAACGGGAAAACTGAAGAGGGCAGTCACTCGTCGAGCTTCATGGCGAGCgtgagctctgagtctgagcGCAACACAGAATACACAACTTCCAACAGCCCACCTATGATGACCAACCCTCTTATGCCCCTCATGTCTGAGCAGTTCAAGGCTAAGTTCCCGTTTGGGGGCCTCTTGGACCCGCTCCAGGGGTCGGAGACCTCCAAGCTGCAGCAGCTGGTGGAGAACATCGACAGGAAGTTGACGGACCCCAATGAGTGTGTCATTTGCCACCGTGTGCTCAGCTGTCAGAGCGCTCTGAAAATGCACTACCGTACTCACACTGGAGAGAGGCCCTTCAAGTGTAAAGTGTGTGGCAGAGCCTTCACCACCAAAGGGAACCTGAAGACCCACTACACCGTCCACCGGGCCATGCCTCCACTCAGGGTCCATCACTCCTGCCCCATCTGTCAGAAGAAGTTCACCAATGCGGTGGTCCTGCAGCAGCACATCCGAATGCACATGGGAGGGCAGATCCCAAACACCCCACTGCCAGACAGCTACCCTGAGTCCATGGGCTCCGACACAGGCTCCTTCGATGAGAGGAACTTCGATGAGAACTTCGATGACCTGGACAACTTCTCTGATGATGATATGGAGGGGATGGAAGGAGTAGAAGGGATGGAAGATGGCCCTGACAGCAGCGTCCCAGACACCCCTAAGTCAGCTGACGCCTCCCAAGACAGCCTGTGCAATTCCCCCTCTCACCCCGAGATGGTCGTCCAGGACGGGCAGGAGAAAAATCATCATGCCCATCACAATGCCTACCACAATACCCACCATGATATTGACTATAGaatccaccacaacaaccaccataACAATCATCTTAACAACCACCATGACAATCAGCATAACAGCCACCATAACCCCCACCAGAGGCTGGTAGAGGAGCTACAGGCCAGCAGAATGAAGGCCATGGGGAACGGAGGTTCAATGGAAGGGGACTGCCTTACTAACGACTCCTCATCCCTAGGTGGGGACATCGAGAGCCCGAGTGCCGGGAGTCCAGCAGTGTCAGAATCTACCTCTTCCATGCAGCCCCCATCCCCTACCAATGGGCACCCCCAACATCAACGTAAATCCCCCAGCTTggaggaaagacaggagaggcaggagagacaggagaggcacCAGAGAGCTATGTCCCTGGATCATATCAGTGCCAGCCTCATGCAGCATCACCCCTCTAGCATCGGGGCCCTGGACCTGACATCCTGCAACCCGTCTAAAGACCCACTGGGCATGCTCTTCCCATTTCGTGAGCGCGGCACGTTCAAGAACACAGCCTGTGACATCTGTGGGAAGACGTTTGCATGTCAGAGTGCCTTGGACATCCACTACCGAAGCCATACCAAAGAAAGGCCGTTCATTTGCACGGCCTGTAACCGGGGCTTCTCGACCAAGGGCAACCTAAAGCAGCACATGCTCACCCACCAGATGAGGGACTTGCCCTCGCAGCTCTTCGAACCCTCTAACACCAGCCTCTCCTCCAGTccgaccccctccctcctctctgtgaaCTCCCTGTCCTCCATGATCAAATCAGAGGTCAACGGCTTCCTCCATGGCCTCCACCACCAGGACCACCACAGGGACCACCACAGGGACCACCACAGGGATCACCACAGGGACCACCAGGACCGAGATCACCATAAGGACATGCCCAGCAACATGCCCCATGGCCTGGTGACCACCTCGGCCTCTACATCCCCAGTGCTCTCGGCCTCTGCCCCTCCACGCCGGACACCCAAGCAGCACTACTGCAACACTTGTGGGAagaccttctcctcctccagcgCTCTGCAGATACACGAGAGGACCCACACTGGGGAGAAGCCCTTCGCCTGCCACATCTGTGGTCGGGCTTTCACCACCAAAGGAAATCTCAAG gtTCATATGGGCACACACATGTGGAACAGCGCCCCTGCCAGACGCGGCCGCCGGCTCTCTGTAGACGGCTCTATGGCCTTCCTGGGCACCAACCCTGTCAAGTTCCCAgagatcttccagaaggacatggTGTCTAGGGTGGGCAACGGAGACCCGGCTAGCTTCTGGAACCAGTACGCTGCAGCCTTCTCCAACGGCCTGGCCATGAAGACCAACGAGATCTCTGTCATCCAGAACGGAGGCCTGCCGTCTCTGTCGGGGAGGATGGGGAACGGGGGCAGCTCGCCCGTGGGCGGCCTCACAGGCAACCTGGAGAAGCTGCACAGTACAGAAACCAGTGCCGCTCTGGCTGGCCTGGAGAAAATGGCCAACGCCGAGAACGGGACCCACTTCCGATTCACACGTTTCATGGAGGACAACAAAGAGATTGCCACCAACTAG
- the LOC112249359 gene encoding sal-like protein 1 isoform X1, which yields MSRRKQAKPQHFQSDPLLALSEHNGDTEEPCSEEDPPCKESDAHVCSRCCAEFFELSDLEQHQKNCTKNQLVLIVNENPASPSGSFSPGSPPHNPDEQMNDMVNNTDQAQCSDLLEHNALDKEESMDVDVSGINVHPGHDNDGGSSNMEGGSNINMNTGEGNGHSSSRNSSGPAPGTSSVSAPQLPPLGNLTDLGSISMINSNVIIENLQSTKVAVAQFTQETQRSSGSGSGGPRVAVPALMEQLLGLQQQQIHQLQLIEQIRHQILLLASQSPEMQVPPSISTPGGSLGPSANPLTTLSSHLSQQLAAAAGLAQSLASQSASISSLKQLAERAQLPQSNNPSSGESSQSISSLGSSTVNNVQSSSDKRPIHAISSNLHSQLSNPSHTKSSMPAFGIGSLLNPVTNPHLPQPPSGNHLFSSSLPGIGTTVEDLNSLAALAQRKGKSPTSFEPKSSSEEAFFKHKCRFCAKVFGSDSALQIHLRSHTGERPYKCNICGNRFSTRGNLKVHFQRHKEKYPHVQMNPYPVPEHLDNIPTSTGIPYGMSMPPEKPVTSWLDSKPVLSTLTSSVGMLLPPTMPSLPPFIKKEDHSVAITSPPISTKTDSGRDAAEPSMKSNDGLSEEAAALPTSNGKTEEGSHSSSFMASVSSESERNTEYTTSNSPPMMTNPLMPLMSEQFKAKFPFGGLLDPLQGSETSKLQQLVENIDRKLTDPNECVICHRVLSCQSALKMHYRTHTGERPFKCKVCGRAFTTKGNLKTHYTVHRAMPPLRVHHSCPICQKKFTNAVVLQQHIRMHMGGQIPNTPLPDSYPESMGSDTGSFDERNFDENFDDLDNFSDDDMEGMEGVEGMEDGPDSSVPDTPKSADASQDSLCNSPSHPEMVVQDGQEKNHHAHHNAYHNTHHDIDYRIHHNNHHNNHLNNHHDNQHNSHHNPHQRLVEELQASRMKAMGNGGSMEGDCLTNDSSSLGGDIESPSAGSPAVSESTSSMQPPSPTNGHPQHQRKSPSLEERQERQERQERHQRAMSLDHISASLMQHHPSSIGALDLTSCNPSKDPLGMLFPFRERGTFKNTACDICGKTFACQSALDIHYRSHTKERPFICTACNRGFSTKGNLKQHMLTHQMRDLPSQLFEPSNTSLSSSPTPSLLSVNSLSSMIKSEVNGFLHGLHHQDHHRDHHRDHHRDHHRDHQDRDHHKDMPSNMPHGLVTTSASTSPVLSASAPPRRTPKQHYCNTCGKTFSSSSALQIHERTHTGEKPFACHICGRAFTTKGNLKVHMGTHMWNSAPARRGRRLSVDGSMAFLGTNPVKFPEIFQKDMVSRVGNGDPASFWNQYAAAFSNGLAMKTNEISVIQNGGLPSLSGRMGNGGSSPVGGLTGNLEKLHSTETSAALAGLEKMANAENGTHFRFTRFMEDNKEIATN from the exons ATGTCGCGGAGGAAACAAGCAAAGCCGCAACATTTCCAATCGGACCCTCTTCTGGCTTTATCCGAGCACAATG GGGACACAGAAGAGCCCTGCTCGGAGGAAGACCCCCCCTGCAAGGAGTCAGATGCCCATGTCTGTAGCAGATGTTGTGCTGAGTTCTTTGAACTATCAGATCTTGAACAACACCAGAAGAATTGCACTAAGAATCAATTAGTTCTGATAGTGAATGAGAATCCTGCCTCTCCTTCCGGAAGCTTCTCGCCTGGCTCCCCTCCACATAATCCTGATGAGCAGATGAATGACATGGTTAATAACACTGATCAAGCGCAGTGCAGTGACCTTTTGGAGCATAACGCTCTTGACAAAGAAGAATCCATGGACGTCGACGTTTCCGGAATCAACGTTCATCCTGGTCACGACAATGATGGAGGCAGCAGCAACATGGAGGGAGGCAGTAACATCAACATGAACACGGGCGAGGGAAATGGCCACAGTTCCAGCAGGAACAGCTCCGGACCAGCACCGGGCACCTCGTCCGTCTCTGCCCCCCAGCTACCTCCGCTTGGAAACCTGACTGACCTGGGGAGCATCTCTATGATCAACAGCAATGTCATCATCGAAAACCTGCAGAGCACCAAAGTGGCTGTGGCACAGTTCACCCAGGAGACGCAGCGCTCCTCTGGGTCTGGGTCCGGGGGCCCCAGGGTGGCAGTACCGGCCCTGATGGAGCAACTCCTGGGCCTGCAGCAGCAACAGATCCACCAGCTGCAGCTCATTGAACAGATCCGTCACCAGATCCTGCTACTGGCCTCCCAGTCCCCTGAAATGCAGGTGCCCCCCAGCATCTCAACACCAGGAGGCTCGTTGGGGCCGTCAGCCAACCCACTGACCACGCTCAGCTCCCATCTCTCACAGCAGCTGGCTGCAGCTGCGGGCTTAGCACAGAGCCTGGCCAGCCAGTCTGCCAGCATCAGCAGCCTGAAGCAGCTGGCTGAAAGGGCGCAGCTACCTCAGAGCAACAACCCCAGCAGCGGTGAATCATCTCAGAGCATCAGCTCACTGGGGTCGTCCACAGTCAACAACGTCCAGTCGTCCTCTGACAAGAGGCCAATACATGCGATCAGCAGCAACCTCCACTCTCAGCTCAGTAACCCATCACACACTAAGTCATCCATGCCAGCCTTTGGGATAGGTAGCCTGTTGAACCCTGTAACTAATCCACATCTACCTCAGCCCCCATCTGGAAACCACCTGTTTTCCAGCTCCCTGCCCGGTATTGGCACCACAGTGGAGGACCTCAACTCTCTGGCTGCGCTGGCCCAGAGGAAAGGCAAGTCACCAACTTCATTTGAACCCAAGAGCAGCTCAGAGGAGGCGTTCTTCAAGCATAAGTGCAGATTTTGTGCCAAGGTGTTCGGGAGTGACAGTGCCTTGCAGATCCACCTGCGATCTCACACAGGTGAGAGGCCGTACAAGTGTAACATCTGTGGCAATCGCTTCTCCACCCGCGGTAACTTGAAGGTCCACTTCCAGCGTCATAAAGAGAAGTATCCACATGTTCAGATGAATCCATACCCTGTCCCCGAGCATTTAGACAATATTCCAACGAGCACCGGCATTCCATATGGTATGTCAATGCCTCCAGAGAAGCCTGTGACCAGCTGGCTGGACAGCAAGCCTGTTCTCTCCACTCTGACCTCATCAGTGGGCATGCTGCTCCCACCAACCATGCCCAGCCTGCCGCCATTCATTAAAAAAGAGGATCATTCGGTAGCCATAACCAGCCCCCCCATTTCGACAAAGACTGACTCCGGTCGTGACGCTGCTGAGCCATCAATGAAAAGCAACGACGGGTTGTCTGAAGAAGCTGCGGCCCTGCCTACATCAAACGGGAAAACTGAAGAGGGCAGTCACTCGTCGAGCTTCATGGCGAGCgtgagctctgagtctgagcGCAACACAGAATACACAACTTCCAACAGCCCACCTATGATGACCAACCCTCTTATGCCCCTCATGTCTGAGCAGTTCAAGGCTAAGTTCCCGTTTGGGGGCCTCTTGGACCCGCTCCAGGGGTCGGAGACCTCCAAGCTGCAGCAGCTGGTGGAGAACATCGACAGGAAGTTGACGGACCCCAATGAGTGTGTCATTTGCCACCGTGTGCTCAGCTGTCAGAGCGCTCTGAAAATGCACTACCGTACTCACACTGGAGAGAGGCCCTTCAAGTGTAAAGTGTGTGGCAGAGCCTTCACCACCAAAGGGAACCTGAAGACCCACTACACCGTCCACCGGGCCATGCCTCCACTCAGGGTCCATCACTCCTGCCCCATCTGTCAGAAGAAGTTCACCAATGCGGTGGTCCTGCAGCAGCACATCCGAATGCACATGGGAGGGCAGATCCCAAACACCCCACTGCCAGACAGCTACCCTGAGTCCATGGGCTCCGACACAGGCTCCTTCGATGAGAGGAACTTCGATGAGAACTTCGATGACCTGGACAACTTCTCTGATGATGATATGGAGGGGATGGAAGGAGTAGAAGGGATGGAAGATGGCCCTGACAGCAGCGTCCCAGACACCCCTAAGTCAGCTGACGCCTCCCAAGACAGCCTGTGCAATTCCCCCTCTCACCCCGAGATGGTCGTCCAGGACGGGCAGGAGAAAAATCATCATGCCCATCACAATGCCTACCACAATACCCACCATGATATTGACTATAGaatccaccacaacaaccaccataACAATCATCTTAACAACCACCATGACAATCAGCATAACAGCCACCATAACCCCCACCAGAGGCTGGTAGAGGAGCTACAGGCCAGCAGAATGAAGGCCATGGGGAACGGAGGTTCAATGGAAGGGGACTGCCTTACTAACGACTCCTCATCCCTAGGTGGGGACATCGAGAGCCCGAGTGCCGGGAGTCCAGCAGTGTCAGAATCTACCTCTTCCATGCAGCCCCCATCCCCTACCAATGGGCACCCCCAACATCAACGTAAATCCCCCAGCTTggaggaaagacaggagaggcaggagagacaggagaggcacCAGAGAGCTATGTCCCTGGATCATATCAGTGCCAGCCTCATGCAGCATCACCCCTCTAGCATCGGGGCCCTGGACCTGACATCCTGCAACCCGTCTAAAGACCCACTGGGCATGCTCTTCCCATTTCGTGAGCGCGGCACGTTCAAGAACACAGCCTGTGACATCTGTGGGAAGACGTTTGCATGTCAGAGTGCCTTGGACATCCACTACCGAAGCCATACCAAAGAAAGGCCGTTCATTTGCACGGCCTGTAACCGGGGCTTCTCGACCAAGGGCAACCTAAAGCAGCACATGCTCACCCACCAGATGAGGGACTTGCCCTCGCAGCTCTTCGAACCCTCTAACACCAGCCTCTCCTCCAGTccgaccccctccctcctctctgtgaaCTCCCTGTCCTCCATGATCAAATCAGAGGTCAACGGCTTCCTCCATGGCCTCCACCACCAGGACCACCACAGGGACCACCACAGGGACCACCACAGGGATCACCACAGGGACCACCAGGACCGAGATCACCATAAGGACATGCCCAGCAACATGCCCCATGGCCTGGTGACCACCTCGGCCTCTACATCCCCAGTGCTCTCGGCCTCTGCCCCTCCACGCCGGACACCCAAGCAGCACTACTGCAACACTTGTGGGAagaccttctcctcctccagcgCTCTGCAGATACACGAGAGGACCCACACTGGGGAGAAGCCCTTCGCCTGCCACATCTGTGGTCGGGCTTTCACCACCAAAGGAAATCTCAAG gtTCATATGGGCACACACATGTGGAACAGCGCCCCTGCCAGACGCGGCCGCCGGCTCTCTGTAGACGGCTCTATGGCCTTCCTGGGCACCAACCCTGTCAAGTTCCCAgagatcttccagaaggacatggTGTCTAGGGTGGGCAACGGAGACCCGGCTAGCTTCTGGAACCAGTACGCTGCAGCCTTCTCCAACGGCCTGGCCATGAAGACCAACGAGATCTCTGTCATCCAGAACGGAGGCCTGCCGTCTCTGTCGGGGAGGATGGGGAACGGGGGCAGCTCGCCCGTGGGCGGCCTCACAGGCAACCTGGAGAAGCTGCACAGTACAGAAACCAGTGCCGCTCTGGCTGGCCTGGAGAAAATGGCCAACGCCGAGAACGGGACCCACTTCCGATTCACACGTTTCATGGAGGACAACAAAGAGATTGCCACCAACTAG